A single Cryptococcus deuterogattii R265 chromosome 2, complete sequence DNA region contains:
- a CDS encoding cytoplasmic protein yields MASSTAAQDHGNFKLLKSFPIGYAPITVSKWRSEKTGLTVVLGSHQAPITNGYFAIASEIFDDTGRPHTLEHLVFLGSKQYPYKGVLDQLANRAGSNGTNAWTANDHTAYTISTAGSEGFLKMLPVYVDHILHPTITDAGFVTEVYHINGAGEDAGVVYSEMQARENTAGDLMALEGQRSLYPPGSAYRSETGGLMHKLRVLTAQQIRDYHAEYYQPYNLCLVIDGAVPISELFDVLNNEIDPMIIANKSGSEPIIPVDWKRPFVQTTTAEPISISKPVTKTVEFMEEDESVGEVSITYLGPPPTNYRTNLAISVLDSYLTQSATSPLSKEFIEISKPLCTAFSFYASDRVNKNEISVYISDVPARHLEDIAGLFQEKLRKIVKEEGIDMERMKRILRKDQRKLLEYMESRATEVLSDAIIGDFLYGKVNGKELPLAFNDMEDYSVLHSYTAEEWLALLDKYFVSAPSVTIVGKPSAALSVKIEKDERERIARRKEELGEEKLKALEAMLESAKKESEIPPPKEMITGFPITDPSGLTWVPVETAINNAVNDNVKSDGGEVQRFVDADGDRLPYQTHFSHVESNFVVVVALFDTIDVPVHLKPYLTIFQNALFSLGVKRADGTILSHEQTVNELEDLTVSQSAHFEFKGNFAEVMAVTLKVEKDQYEQAVAWLRDLLAGAVFDSKRLSVIVAKLAQELPTEKRDGNTIATAWANNLTYDASKSSSQACELLNRLEFIPRVAEMLEKEPNVVTEKMEELRKHLIDPRKMRVAVQGNILGLQKPLSVLARSFLPISEALPLAPLSTSQQTLTSLGKSPSKKCVIIPMPAIEGSYATFFATGPSGHSHPDLPALRLAASLLNALESYLWKSIRGSGLAYGAHVMVYPEAGLVGFNVYRSPNAMLAYEAAGKIMDGLVDGSVELDQDLVDGARSSMTYDYARRSETVLGAAGTAYLNEVLKGLGKNADQDLLKSLPGVTLEQVRDVISRYFSPLFKSETSIGAVTASTSKADEVEAGLRKLGFETERKELPVLQGDDESTHGSDVDMSGSESGSEVER; encoded by the exons ATGgcctcctccaccgctGCTCAAGATCATGGTAACTTCAAGCTTCTCAAATCTTTCCCCATCGGTTACGCTCCCATCACTGTCTCAAAATGGAGGAGTGAAAAGACTGGATTGACTGTTGTCCTTGGAAGTCATCAAGCTCCTATC ACCAATGGTTACTTTGCAATTGCCTCTGAAA TTTTTGATGATACCGGCCGTCCTCACACTCTGGAACA CCTTGTGTTCCTTGGTTCCAAACAATATCCTTACAAAGGCGTCCTTGACCAACTTGCCAATCGCGCAGGAAGCAATGGGACTAATGCTTGGACTGCTAACGACCATACTGCATACACCATTTCCACTGCTGGCAGCGAAGGTTTCCTCAAGATGCTCCCTGTCTACGTTGATCATATCCTTCACCCCACAATAACTGACGCCGGTTTTGTGACCGAAGTTTACCATATTAACGgtgcaggagaagatgctgGTGTGGTATATAGTGAGATGCAGGCTAGAGAAAATACTGCAGGTGACTTGATGGCATTGGA AGGCCAGAGGTCCTTATATCCACCTGGCTCCGCCTACAGAAGTGAGACTGGTGGTTTGATGCACAAGCTGAGGGTTCTAACCGCCCAACAGA TTCGAGATTATCACGCCGAGTATTATCAACCATACAAT CTCTGTCTCGTCATTGACGGTGCTGTACCCATCTCAGAACTTTTTGACGTTCTTAATAATGAAATCGATCCTATGATTATTGCCAACAAATCTGGCTCGGAGCCTATCATCCCTGTGGACTGGAAGCGCCCCTTTGTTCAAACTACGACTGCGGAACCAATTTCTATTTCGAAGCCTGTCACCAAGACTGTGGAGTttatggaagaagacgaatcTGTAGGAGAGGTGTCAATCACCTACCTCGGTCCACCTCCCACCAATTACCGCACCAATTTGGCCATTAGCGTTCTCGACAGCTACCTCACGCAATCTGCCACTTCTCCCTTATCCAAGGAGTTTATTGAAATCTCAAAGCCCTTGTGTACTGCTTTCAGCTTCTATGCTAGTGATCGAGTAAACAAGAACGAAATATCCGTTTATATCTCCGATGTCCCTGCCAGGCATCTGGAGGACATTGCTGGGTTGTTCCAGGAAAAGCTGCGGAAAAtcgtgaaagaagaaggaattgatatggaaagaatgaagagaataTTAAGGAAAGACCAGAGGAAACTCTTGGAGTACATGGAGAGTCGCGCGACAGAGGTCCTCTCTGATGCAATAATCGGTGACTTCCTCTACGGTAAAGTGAACGGTAAAGAACTTCCTCTTGCCTTCAACGATATGGAGGACTATTCTGTTCTCCATTCATACACAGCCGAGGAGTGGCTGGCCCTGCTTGACAAGTACTTTGTATCTGCTCCTTCTGTCACCATCGTGGGCAAGCCTTCTGCTGCCTTGTCGGTCAAAAtcgagaaggacgagagggaaagaatcgcaagaaggaaggaggagctaggagaagagaagttGAAGGCGCTCGAGGCCATGCTAGAGTcggcaaagaaagagagcGAAATCCCCCCTCCCAAGGAGATGATTACGGGCTTCCCTATCACCGAT CCTTCAGGATTGACTTGGGTTCCTGTCGAGACTGCGATTAATAACGCGGTTAATGACAATGTCAAGAGTGATGGGGGTGAGGTGCAGCGATTCGTGGATGCCGATGGAGATAGATTACCCTATCAGACTCATTTTTCTCATGTCGAG TCGAACTTTGTGGTGGTTGTAGCCTTATTTGACACTATCGATGTACCTGTTCATCTAAAACC TTATCTCACAATCTTCCAAAACGCCCTGTTTAGCCTTGGCGTAAAGCGCGCTGACGGAACTATACTTTCTCACGAGCAAACTGTCaatgagcttgaaga TCTGACCGTATCGCAATCGGCGCATTTCGAATTCAAGGGCAACTTTGCCGAAGTTATGGCAGTGACGTTGAAGGTCGAAAAGGACCAGTACGAACAGGCCGTAGCCTGGCTACGGGATCTTTTAGCCGGTGCTGTCTTTGACAGCAAGCGACTTTCCGTCATTGTTGCAAAACTCGCTCAAGAGCTTCCCACCGAAAAGCGCGACGGGAACACTATCGCTACAGCTTGGGCTAACAATCTCACATATGATGCTAGCAAATCTTCGTCGCAAGCTTGTGAGCTGTTGAACAGGTTGGAATTCATCCCACGTGTTGCCGAAatgttggagaaggaacCAAACGTAGTCACTGAGAAAATGGAGGAATTGAGAAAACACT TGATTGatccaaggaagatgagggtAGCCGTCCAGGGTAATATCCTCGGTTTGCAGAAACCACTCTCTGTTCTGGCTCGATCTTTCTTGCCAATTAGCGAGGCATTGCCTCTTGCGCCCCTCTCGACATCCCAACAGACACTGACAAGCTTGGGTAAAAGTCCGAGCAAGAAG TGTGTAATTATCCCAATGCCGGCTATTGAAGGCTCTTACGCTACATTTTTCGCGACTGGTCCTTCTGGCCATTCTCATCCTGACCTTCCGGCCCTCCGTCTTGCCGCATCCTTGCTCAATGCTTTGGAAAGTTACCTATGGAAGTCGATCAGGGGTTCTGGATTAGCTTATGGAGCTCATGTCATGGTTTACCCTGAAGCTGGATTGGTTGGATTCAATGTTTATAGA AGTCCGAACGCTATGTTGGCGTACGAGGCTGCAGGTAAAATCATGGACGGTCTGGTTGATGGTTCT gttgagcttgatcaAGATCTGGTGGATGGCGCCCGTTCTAGCATGACTTATGACTATGCTAGACGATCGGAGACTGTTTTGGGTGCCGCGGGTACTGCCTATCTCAACGAAGTCTTGAAGGGCCTGGGTAAAAATGCCGATCAAGATTTGCTGAAGAGTCTTCCT GGAGTCACCCTTGAGCAAGTCCGCGATGTCATATCTAGATACTTCTCACCTCTGTTCAAATCCGAGACCTCCATCGGTGCCGTGACAGCGTCCACGAGTAAGGCCGACGAAGTGGAAGCGGGCCTTAGGAAGCTTGGCTTTGAGacggagagaaaagaattACCGGTGTTGcagggagatgatgagagcACGCATGGAAGCGATGTGGATATGAGTGGAAGCGAGAGTGGGAGTGAGGTCGAGCGATAG
- a CDS encoding ATPase — MSPSASNPGYPPFLSPSTADTRPSQYQPQPQYHQRYFDHTPQHTRYPPATYEYSPLGIARAPDQVPLVKFAGGGQQPFAANQHYSLHQQVAQQQPQLGTPVPSQYPYQLTHDQHPRLAASSHLSYGSPISVSHYQQTSQASVSESPSLRSQSQGQSLAPGYQEITQVGTSASWPLPPPHTLPFSETSPRASVLPATIVPSQNGSNSANTSIKIRIRPPLSPVAIPEMVSSRPTRRSSQVHQEEHTVSASGRPQRGATRLAATKAIYKEDDDELDDAYNSVDDDVDEESDGVIKVAPAVTTRSGRIQKPPQRFEDDFENAPMSASPDMQSGGRIAGGKAKRRVIVDPDEDEEEDAAPPPRNAFPSRSARNSLASANADSAPHQPDTGTSYPNGKSSLRSGGRTTTRTRHSSADADEFEPTGGESTEEHASSDPLGNYDEEPEEEDFVVSDDDDSGYGKRRSSRRRTTRATARNTRSTALPTRRSTRSSAKARALDSDEDSSPHKRPNLRERTSRPNYHIPTLEELSKEISTQEAIAAVAGGSGRAAGGFRGAGGVRYGGVGLPFAMRAKDLTQAMGDPDTSDSDDMDFASPFKSGAAGPSISGGTAVAARGAAGPSDVPNFGRINPKSSTADADPLGVDMNVTFDNVGGLDNHINQLKEMVALPLLYPEVFQQFGITPPRGVLFHGPPGTGKTLLARALAASCSSGNTKISFFMRKGADVLSKWVGEAERQLRMLFEEARASQPSIIFFDEIDGLAPVRSSKQDQIHASLVSTLLALMDGMDGRGQVIVIGATNRPDAVDPALRRPGRFDREFYFSLPNREARKKIISINTRSWDPKLSDEMLDKLASLTKGYGGADLRALCTEAALNAIQRRYPQIYRTVDRLQLETKSIHVKAKDFMLSIKKIVPSSARSTSSPAIQLPSHLLPLLSVPLERINSAVDHVLPPKAQTTALEEAEYEDEAHEDFEKHIVLQSLDKLRTFRPRILVHGQPGMGQIFLGPAVLHHLEGFHIQSLDLGTLLGDSTRSVEATIVQLFVEAKRHQPSVIFIPSLSQWASVVPELARSTFAALLDGIPPSDPILLLAMADSPWADLPADVKTWFGFAHENKIALDFPNTSERSAYFTDLLASVRKPPTDFPDGVPRRKRVLEVLPLAAPLPPRQPTEAERARDEEKDQAARNMMVVSFTNLVKEFMKRYRKVVASVKDDALELSRCLVEQAAASAAPTQSAIAVPNIIEDTNDNAESQVNEVDGGMNVQPTIENPSESSPGDIANIPAAPVTAANDLTLHSASTSTSAALVSTTIWQAHNVDIDTIQRRLIRHKYYTPEDFLADIRKIEENAIKVGDPERQAKVVEMGANARLHISGFDPKWTPEFERYAERMRAKKAARQRKKEQAKETAEENEQNLAGSESTNPAAETLGMPDAADTTSKRPREEDDGAEIEFQGREKRLRDDQPGATEEASVDVPGTLISQSFPPNIACDSPQPDYPPFILPEEDLQSLQAELEIATADLTVDQLEQLRATLFDKLWADRKEWDRSVTVIKMRQRLQEYIKEVNSWKND, encoded by the exons ATGTCGCCTAGCGCGTCCAATCCGGGCTATCCTCCGTTTCTTTCGCCGTCCACTGCAGACACCCGTCCGTCTCAGTACCAACCGCAGCCCCAGTATCACCAGCGATACTTTGACCACACTCCCCAACATACTCGTTATCCTCCGGCCACATACGAGTACTCTCCATTGGGGATAGCAAGGGCGCCTGATCAGGTTCCTCTCGTCAAATTCGCTGGTGGAGGTCAACAACCGTTTGCGGCCAACCAGCATTATTCTCTGCATCAGCAAGTCgcacagcagcagcccCAACTTGGCACACCTGTACCGTCCCAATACCCTTACCAATTGACGCACGACCAACACCCTCGCCTGGCCGCTTCTTCCCACCTGTCGTACGGCTCTCCTATCAGTGTCTCCCACTACCAGCAAACATCACAGGCATCCGTTTCCGAGTCACCGTCATTGCGGTCACAATCCCAGGGGCAGTCACTAGCACCCGGATATCAAGAAATTACCCAAGTCGGGACCTCTGCAAGCTGGCCACTCCCGCCGCCTCACACGCTGCCGTTCTCTGAAACCTCCCCAAGAGCTTCAGTGCTCCCTGCCACAATCGTGCCTTCTCAAAACGGTAGTAACTCGGCCAACACATCCATAAAAATCCGCATTCGCCCTCCCCTGTCTCCTGTCGCTATCCCTGAGATGGTATCAAGTCGCCCAACCCGCCGGTCTTCCCAAGTCCACCAAGAAGAACACACTGTCAGTGCTTCTGGCCGTCCTCAACGAGGAGCAACGAGATTAGCTGCGACAAAAGCAATTtacaaggaagatgatgatgagctaGATGACGCATACAATagtgttgatgatgatgttgacgaAGAGTCAGATGGTGTCATCAAAGTTGCGCCAGCTGTGACGACGAGGTCTGGGAGGATACAGAAGCCACCCCAAAGGTTCGAGGACGATTTCGAAAACGCTCCCATGTCAGCCAGTCCAGATATGCAGTCTGGTGGAAGAATAGCGGGAGGAAAAGCGAAAAGAAGGGTCATCGTCGATcctgatgaagatgaggaggaagacgcCGCCCCACCACCTCGAAATGCTTTTCCATCCAGATCCGCGAGGAATTCCCTAGCATCTGCCAACGCTGATTCTGCCCCGCACCAGCCAGATACCGGAACTTCTTATCCTAATGGCAAGAGCTCCTTGAGGAGCGGTGGTCGGACTACCACCCGCACTCGACATTCCTCTGCTGATGCTGACGAATTTGAGCCAACGGGAGGAGAGTCGACAGAGGAGCATGCATCGAGCGATCCTTTGGGAAATTACGATGAAGAAcccgaggaggaagatttcGTTGTgtctgatgatgacgactCGGGGTATGGCAAACGCAGGTCCTCTCGCCGACGTACCACTCGTGCAACGGCACGCAATACTAGATCCACAGCTCTTCCCACTCGCCGTAGCACTCGTTCGTCGGCGAAAGCTCGTGCTCTTGATAGTGACGAGGATTCGTCTCCTCACAAGCGGCCGAACCTTCGAGAGCGCACTTCCCGACCAAATTACCATATCCCCACATTGGAAGAACTTAGTAAGGAAATATCAACACAAGAAGCTATAGCGGCTGTGGCAGGCGGTAGTGGGAGGGCAGCTGGTGGTTTCAGGGGAGCAGGCGGGGTCAGATATGGTGGGGTTGGATTACCATTTGCCATGAGAGCCAAAGATCTGACACAAGCTATGGGTGATCCTGATACGAGTGATTCG GATGACATGGATTTTGCGTCTCCCTTCAAAAGCGGAGCTGCTGGCCCATCCATATCAGGCGGTACTGCTGTGGCTGCACGAGGAGCTGCTGGACCATCCGATGTGCCCAATTTTGGCAGGATTAACCCCAAATCCT CTACGGCAGACGCCGATCCTCTTGGAGTAGACATGAATGTCACCTTCGACAACGTTGGCGGTCTCGACAATC ATATCAATCAACTCAAAGAAATGGTTGCTCTGCCTTTATTGTATCCGGAAGTCTTTCAACAGTTTGGTATCACCCCTCCTAGAGGTGTCCTGTTTCATGGTCCCCCTGGTACCGGTAAAACTCTCTTGGCCAGGGCCTTAGCGGCATCATGTAGCTCCGGTAATACCAAAATAT CGTTCTTCATGAGGAAGGGTGCCGATGTACTCTCCAAATGGGTCGGAGAAGCTGAACGTCAGCTTCGAATGTTatttgaagaagcgagagCATCCCAGCCCAGTATCATCTTTTTCGACGAGATTGATGGATTGGCACCCGTCAGGAGCAGCAAGCAGGATCAAATTCATGCTTCTTTGGTTTCCACCTTACTGGCTTTGATGGACGGCATGGATGGTCGAG GCCAGGTCATTGTCATAGGTGCTACTAACCGCCCTGACGCCGTCGATCCTGCTCTTCGTCGCCCTGGCCGTTTTGATCGCGAATTCtacttttcccttcctaATCGCGAAGCGCGCAAAAAAATTATTAGCATCAACACTCGTAGTTGGGATCCCAAGCTGTCCGATGAGATGCTTGATAAATTGGCGAGCCTCACCAAGGGATATGGTGGTGCAGATCTACGAGCTCTTTGCACTGAGGCCGCTCTAAATGCCATACAAAGGCGTTATCCTCAAATTTACAGGACGGTTGATAGATTGCAATTGGAGACAAAAAGTATACATGTAAAGGCAAAAGATTTCATGCTGTCCATCAAGA AAATCgtcccatcttctgccagatcaacatcctctcctgccATTCAACTTCCGTCACATTtactccctcttctttctgtaCCTCTAGAACGCATAAATTCTGCTGTCGATCATGTTCTGCCGCCTAAGGCGCAGACTACCGccttggaagaagcagagtatgaagatgaagctcATGAAGACTTTGAAAAGCATATCGTTTTACAGT CCCTAGATAAGTTAAGAACGTTCCGCCCAAGAATACTTGTGCATGGGCAACCAGGAATGGGACAGATATTCTTGGGACCAGCCGTCTTGCATCATCTTGAAGGATTCCATATACAAAGTTTGGATTTGGGCACTTTGTTGGGCGATTCTACCAGA TCTGTGGAGGCCACAATTGTTCAGCTATTTGTTGAAGCCAAGCGTCATCAGCCCTCCGTCATATTTATACCTTCTTTGTCCCAATGGGCTTCTGTCGTACCGGAACTCGCGCGGTCCACGTTTGCCGCCCTCCTTGATGGGATTCCGCCATCAGATCCCATTCTCTTGCTTGCCATGGCGGACAGCCCTTGGGCTGACCTTCCTGCCGACGTCAAAACGTGGTTTGGATTTGCTCATGAAAATAAAATTGCATTAGACTTTCCTAACACGTCCGAACGGTCTGCGTACTTCACCGATCTCCTCGCCTCTGTTCGAAAGCCTCCGACTGACTTCCCCGATGGTGTCCCTCGTCGTAAACGCGTACTTGAAGTTCTTCCACTGGCtgcccctcttcctcctcgtcaacCAACTGAAGCGGAGCGggcaagagatgaagaaaaagatcaGGCCGCTAGAAACATGATGGTTGTCTCATTTACGAATCTGGTGAAGGAGTTCATGAAAAGGTATAGGAAGGTTGTCGCCAGTGTCAAG GATGACGCACTGGAGCTGTCCAGATGTCTCGTTGAGCAGGCTGCTGCATCCGCTGCTCCTACACAATCTGCCATTGCGGTTCCAAACATCATTGAAGACACCAACGACAATGCTGAGTCTCAAGTCAATGAGGTTGATGGAGGGATGAACGTGCAACCTACGATAGAGAATCCATCAGAATCATCACCAGGTGACATTGCCAATATACCAGCAGCTCCAGTCACTGCCGCCAATGACCTCACTTTACATTCTGCTTCGACATCAACCTCAGCAGCCTTGGTCTCTACCACAATCTGGCAAGCTCATAATGTTGACATCGATACTATCCAACGTCGACTCATACGTCATAAATACTATACCCCAGAGGATTTTTTGGCCGACATCCGCAAAATCGAAGAGAATGCCATCAAGGTTGGCGACCCAGAGAGACAAGCGAAAGTGGTTGAGATGGGTGCAAATGCCCGGTTGCATATCTCTGGATTTGATCCCAAATGGACACCTGAATTTGAGAGGTACGCAGAAAGGATGAGAGCCAAAAAGGCGGCGAggcagagaaagaaggaacaagCAAAGGAGACTgcagaagagaatgaacAAAACTTAGCAGGGTCCGAGTCAACGAATCCCGCCGCAGAAACCTTAGGGATGCCCGACGCCGCTGACACAACGTCTAAACGAccgagagaggaggatgacggGGCGGAGATCGAATTCCAAGGACGTGAAAAGCGGTTGCGCGATGACCAACCTGGCGCAACTGAAGAAGCCTCAGTTGATGTCCCTGGGACATTGATTAGCCAATCCTTTCCACCAAATATTGCATGCGATTCCCCACAGCCAGATTATCCTCCATTCATTCTACCCGAAGAAGACCTTCAAAGCCTCCAAGCTGAGCTTGAAATCGCGACTGCAGATCTTACAGTTGACCAGCTTGAACAGCTTCGCGCTACCCTTTTCGATAAGCTCTGGGCCGATAGGAAAGAATGGGACAGGTCAGTGACGGTGATCAAAATGAGACAGAGATTGCAAGAATATATCAAAGAAGTTAATAGTTGGAAAAACGATTGA
- a CDS encoding mannose-6-phosphate isomerase, whose product MSLTSVIRVVSKSILGAPFTSTTLRLITTVPRFGRMSPPAHKMAHFPRITSSLPSEHSDFRTVMWTGESSQLVLMTIPVGGEIGEEIHHVDQHLVFTSGTAKAIVGGEEKEIKAGDLVIVPQGTKHNFINTGPTSLCLFTVYAPAEHAETTVNRTKEEGDKLEEEGKDEPPEWAVRK is encoded by the exons ATGTCTCTAACCAGCGTCATTCGCGTCGTATCCAAATCCATCCTCGGCGCCCCCTTCACCAGTACAACTCTCAGGCTTATCACTACCGTTCCCAGATTTGGTAGAATGTCTCCACCTGCTCACAAGATGGCCCACTTCCCGAGGATCACATCGTCCCTTCCTTCTGAGCATTCCGACTTTAGAACGGTGATGTGGACTGGCGAGAGCAGTCAACTTGTCCTCA TGACTATTCCGGTTGGAGGAGAaataggagaagaaattCACCATGTTGACCAACATTTGGTCTTCACGTCCGGTACTGCCAAAGCCATtgttggaggagaggaaaaagagattaAGGCTGGTGATCTTGTCATTGTTCCTCAGGGTACCAAGCACAATT TCATCAATACGGGTCCTACCtctctttgtctttttaCTGTATATGCTCCGGCCGAGCATGCCGAGACAACTGTCAACCGaacaaaggaggaaggggataagctggaagaagagggcaaaGACGAGCCTCCAGAATGGGCAGTTAGGAAGTAG
- a CDS encoding ATP-dependent Clp protease ATP-binding subunit ClpX has product MPPPHLPSPKNLYSHLSKYVVGQERAKRILSVAVYNHYQRIAPLLPSVNEREPSPPKPSRPQAPPIILESPIPYPPTSSISYSSGSHLSASTFKKKDRASYKPLDPASCQWDPSTAGMSPQDPTITHDLLTLRSREGQWARNGYFEPLQPSVPFQTLSGQTAKRQRVTSEHDKPLSNEKPPKFSKGKAYAASTDSICNDSETPKHDNIRVVEGESVIIEKSNVLMIGPTGTGKTLMARTLARLLNVPFVTCDATTYTQAGYVGEDVENCVLRLLQAANYDVSKAEVGVIHIDEIDKIAKRGGSDMGGGGRDVGGEGVQQALLRLLEGTSLTLSAKAPAISSSTHTSSISSFPPVPGGGVGPGNPSNTPKASSRAVSGDPPGWESNNSSNKGPGGKRSVREGLPGYSSNGGGTPAKGDTFIVDTSNILFVLSGAFVGLEQIINRRIGKGSIGFGAPLPQLTTNFPNQSSPLKGLSTVDLTTYGLIPEFLGRLPILSTLHPLSIDDMVRILTEPNNALLKQYIKLFGNYGSELCFTDKAVREIAREGLDRGGGARGLRGILEEVLLDAMFEVPGSSVRYCLITEDVVRRNCAAHYFSRGQKVAFLEAVERERLS; this is encoded by the exons ATGCCACCACCACATTTACCGTCCCCAAAAAAC CTATATTCCCACCTTTCTAAATATGTCGTAGGCCAGGAAAGAGCGAAACGCATACTGTCTGTTGC CGTGTACAATCATTACCAGCGTATTGCACCTCTATTGCCGTCGGTGAACGAACGGGAACCGTCACCTCCAAAACCTTCACGGCCACAGGCACCACCTATTATTCTTGAATCTCCAATCCCTTATCCGCCAACATCTAGCATTTCCTATTCTTCGGGGTCACATTTGTCCGCTTCCACTttcaagaaaaaggatcGTGCTTCATACAAGCCACTGGATCCTGCTTCTTGCCAGTGGGATCCTAGCACAGCTGGGATGTCTCCCCAAGACCCAACTATAACACATGACCTTCTAACTCTGCGCTCGAGAGAGGGCCAATGGG CCCGTAATGGGTATTTTGAGCCACTCCAGCCATCTGTCCCTTTCCAGACTTTGTCAGGACAGACAGCGAAACGTCAAAGAGTTACAAGTGAACACGATAAGCCACTCTCTAATGAAAAACCTCCTAAATTTAGCAAGGGTAAAGCCTATGCAGCTTCTACCGATTCTATATGTAATGACTCCGAGACCCCAAAACATGATAATATTAGAGTCGTAGAGGGCGAGAGTGTGATAATTGAGAAAAGCAACGTCCTCATGAT TGGTCCGACTGGTACTGGTAAAACCTTGATGGCACGAACGCTGGCACGATTGCTGAATGTTCCATTTGT AACCTGTGATGCCACTACTTATACTCAGGCAGGGT ATGTTGGGGAAGACGTGGAAAACTGCGTACTCCGCTTGCTGCAAGCTGCCAATTACGATGTGAGCAAAGCAGA GGTCGGCGTCATCCATATAGATGAAATCGATAAGATCGCTAAGCGCGGGGGTAGTGATATGGGAGGAGGCGGGCGTGATGTGGGAGGGGAGGGTGTACAGCAAGCCCTCCTCCGCTTGTTGGAAGGCACATCACTAACGCTATCCGCAAAAGCCCCGgccatttcttcttccacacACACTTCCTCTATTTCTTCATTTCCACCTGTCCCTGGCGGAGGCGTAGGACCTGGAAATCCTTCCAATACGCCGAAAGCATCTAGCCGGGCGGTATCTGGAGACCCTCCTGGATGGGAATCCAACAATTCTTCAAACAAGGGGCCCGGAGGAAAGCGGAGTGTGAGGGAAGGCCTACCTGGTTATAGCAGCAATGGGGGCGGCACTCCTG CTAAAGGTGATACTTTCATTGTCGATACTTCTAATATCCTTTTTGTTCTGTCTGGGGCATTCGTTGGCTTGGAACAAATTATCAACCGCCGCATTGGCAAGGGT TCAATTGGATTTGGCgctccccttcctcaacTAACCACCAATTTCCCTAACCAATCTTCACCACTGAAAGGACTTTCAACTGTCGATCTTACCACTTATGGTCTTATTCCGGAATTCCTAGGTcgtcttcccatcctttcGACACTCCATCCATTATCGATCGATGACATGGTCCGTATTCTGACTGAACCGAACAATGCCCTATTAAAACAATATATCAAGCTATTTGGAAACTATGGGAGTGAGTTGTGCTTCACCGACAAGGCTGTAAGGGAAATAGCGAGGGAGGGGCTCGATAGAGGTGGAGGCGCCAGAGGTTTGAGAGGAATTTTAGAGGAAGTACTTCTAGACGCCATGTTTGAGGTACCCGGATCT TCTGTGAGGTATTGTCTCATAACAGAGGACGTGGTACGCAGGAACTGCGCGGCTCACTATTTCTCTCGCGGACAAAAGGTAGCATTTTTGGAAGCAGTTGAAAGAGAACGGTTGTCTTGA
- a CDS encoding 30S small subunit ribosomal protein S2 gives MSIPIGTPFRSFRSSSATRSAVRTFVSSSSVTHTAEPSLRPKNGSVLPGESPEDAWKRNLQEARQWRQHKEYQRSTLSVYIPEGGTAVPKCRSSSSPYEATLSTLLASGAALGHAANITSHAYTPYIYGKRAGLSIIDLDQTLPILRRTAALVKDIVKADGVVLIVGTRPGHQKMIQKAKERLEDNGFAVGQWIPGLLTNAETFFGMKPLLDKSYKPDLVIFLNASENTPAIRECTSRHIPTAGIVDTDTDPRLVTYPIPANMESLRTAELIISTLSIAGQEGRRLRLKEAERKASQARASRGRRERR, from the exons ATGAGCATTCCAATCGGCACACCATTCAGGTCTTTTAGATCGTCTTCAGCAACCAGATCTG CAGTCCGAACATTTgtttcctcgtcttctgtCACTCATACAGCGGAGCCATCGTTGAGACCCAAAAACGGATCGGTTCTTCCAGGAGAGTCTCCTGAAGAcgcttggaagaggaatttACAAGAAGCGAGGCAATGGCGACAACATAAAGAGTATCAGC GATCCACTTTGTCCGTGTATATCCCGGAAGGCGGCACTGCAGTTCCCAAAtgccgctcttcttcctctccttaCGAAGCTACTCTCTCTACTCTCCTGGCTTCGGGTGCCGCTCTTGGCCATGCTGCCAACATTACCTCGCATGCTTACACTCCTTACATCTATGGCAAGCGCGCCGGTCTTTCCATTATCGACCTAGATCAAACTCTTCCTATCCTTCGTCGGACGGCAGCCCTTGTAAAGGATATAGTCAAAGCTGATGGGGTAGTGTTGATCGTTGGCACAAGACCAGGACACCAAAAAATGATTCAAAAAGCCAAGGAGAGATTAGAAGACAATGGCTTTGCAGTAGGGCAGTGGATTCCTGGTTTGTTGACGAATGCCGAGACTTT CTTTGGCATGAAGCCACTCCTTGACAAGTCTTACAAGCCAGacctcgtcatcttcctcaatgcCTCTGAGAATACCCCTGCCATTCGAGAGTGCACTTCCCGGCATATACCTACGGCAGGTATTGTTGACACTGACACGGATCCGAGGCTCGTTACCTACCCAATTCCGGCCAACATGGAG AGCTTGCGTACGGCTGAGCTTATCATCAGCACCCTAAGTATCGCTGGTCAGGAGGGGAGGCGATTGAGATTAAAGGAAGCGGAGAGAAAAGCCTCTCAGGCGAGGGCCAGTAGAGGCCGTCGCGAGAGGAGATAG